In a single window of the Nitrospinota bacterium genome:
- a CDS encoding YggT family protein yields the protein MFVFSNFLDALATLLGLILELALWLIIIRALISWVSPDPYNPIVRFLVSATEPILRPIQQMLPPMGGLDLSPIVAIFIIIFLKSFLVRTLHDIAMRIA from the coding sequence ATGTTCGTATTTAGCAATTTTCTTGACGCACTGGCGACGCTGTTGGGTCTTATTCTCGAGCTTGCGCTCTGGCTGATAATCATAAGGGCGCTTATTTCGTGGGTCTCGCCGGATCCTTACAATCCTATTGTGCGATTCCTCGTCTCCGCCACGGAGCCGATACTCCGCCCCATCCAGCAGATGCTACCGCCGATGGGGGGGCTGGATCTCTCTCCGATAGTGGCGATATTCATAATCATCTTTCTAAAGTCGTTCCTCGTGAGAACATTGCACGATATCGCAATGCGGATAGCCTGA